Proteins encoded in a region of the Streptomyces sp. NBC_00258 genome:
- a CDS encoding thiolase family protein, whose product MPRTVRDVVFVDGVRTPFGKAGPKGIYHETRADDLVVKAIRELLRRNPGLDPKKIDEVAIAATTQIGDQGLTLGRTAGILAGLPQSVPGYSIDRMCAGALTAVTSTAGSIAFGAYDAVIAGGVEHMGRHPMGEGVDPNPRFVSEKLVDESALFMGMTAENLHDRYPHITKQRTDEYAVRSQEKAAKAYANGKIQADLVPISVRRTNAEAGETGWGLVTADEPMRPGTTLENLAGLKTPFRVHGRVTAGNAAGLNDGATASIIASEDFARENNLPVKMRLVSYAFVGVEPEVMGYGPIPATEKALAKAGLSIEDINLFEINEAFAIQVLAFLDHYGIADDDARVNQYGGAIAYGHPLASSGVRLMTQLARQFEEQPEVRYGLTTMCVGFGMGATVIWENPHHKDAGGDK is encoded by the coding sequence GTGCCTCGTACCGTCAGGGACGTCGTCTTCGTCGACGGCGTCCGCACCCCGTTCGGCAAGGCGGGCCCGAAGGGCATCTACCACGAGACCCGTGCCGACGACCTCGTCGTGAAGGCGATCCGGGAGCTGCTGCGCCGCAACCCCGGTCTCGACCCGAAGAAGATCGACGAGGTCGCCATCGCCGCGACCACGCAGATCGGCGACCAGGGTCTGACGCTGGGCCGCACGGCCGGAATCCTGGCCGGGCTGCCGCAGTCCGTGCCCGGTTACTCGATCGACCGTATGTGTGCCGGTGCGCTGACCGCGGTCACCTCGACCGCCGGCTCCATCGCCTTCGGCGCGTACGACGCCGTCATCGCCGGTGGTGTCGAGCACATGGGCCGCCACCCCATGGGCGAGGGCGTGGACCCGAACCCGCGGTTCGTCAGCGAGAAGCTGGTCGACGAGTCCGCCCTGTTCATGGGCATGACCGCCGAGAACCTGCACGACCGCTACCCGCACATCACCAAGCAGCGCACCGACGAGTACGCCGTGCGCTCGCAGGAGAAGGCGGCCAAGGCCTACGCGAACGGCAAGATCCAGGCCGACCTGGTCCCGATCTCCGTACGCCGTACCAACGCCGAGGCGGGCGAGACGGGCTGGGGCCTGGTCACCGCCGACGAGCCGATGCGTCCCGGGACCACGCTGGAGAACCTGGCCGGTCTGAAGACGCCGTTCCGTGTGCACGGCCGGGTCACCGCCGGTAACGCGGCCGGTCTGAACGACGGCGCCACCGCGTCGATCATCGCGTCCGAGGACTTCGCCCGCGAGAACAACCTGCCGGTCAAGATGCGCCTGGTCTCGTACGCCTTCGTGGGTGTCGAGCCCGAGGTGATGGGCTACGGCCCGATCCCGGCCACGGAGAAGGCGCTGGCGAAGGCCGGTCTCTCCATCGAGGACATCAACCTCTTCGAGATCAACGAGGCCTTCGCCATCCAGGTCCTCGCGTTCCTCGACCACTACGGCATCGCCGACGACGACGCGCGCGTCAACCAGTACGGCGGCGCCATCGCGTACGGCCACCCGCTGGCCTCCTCCGGCGTCCGGCTGATGACGCAGCTGGCCCGCCAGTTCGAGGAGCAGCCGGAGGTCCGTTACGGCCTCACCACCATGTGCGTCGGCTTCGGCATGGGCGCCACGGTGATCTGGGAGAACCCGCACCACAAGGACGCCGGAGGCGACAAGTGA